In Bradyrhizobium sp. G127, one genomic interval encodes:
- a CDS encoding metalloregulator ArsR/SmtB family transcription factor, which yields MANLQNRLDDTFHALADPTRRAVLATLSQGPATVSDLAQPFDMALPTFLQHLKVLEQCGLVRSKKVGRVRTCQLRPKPLEDAEGWIGTQRTLWIKRLDQLDDYLKQLNATEKRK from the coding sequence ATGGCTAACCTTCAAAACCGTCTTGACGACACGTTCCACGCCCTCGCCGACCCCACCCGCCGCGCGGTGCTGGCCACGCTCAGCCAGGGTCCGGCGACGGTCAGCGATCTGGCGCAGCCGTTCGACATGGCGCTGCCGACATTCCTGCAGCATCTCAAGGTGCTGGAGCAATGCGGCCTGGTCCGCTCGAAGAAAGTCGGCCGGGTGCGGACCTGCCAGCTCCGGCCGAAGCCGCTCGAAGACGCCGAAGGCTGGATCGGCACGCAGCGCACGCTCTGGATCAAGCGGCTCGACCAGCTCGACGATTATCTGAAACAGCTCAACGCCACGGAGAAACGCAAGTGA
- a CDS encoding 5'-methylthioadenosine/S-adenosylhomocysteine nucleosidase, translated as MPVLRLLLICVLALTPVAARAATQPLDTAPRIALFSAFEPEWKALVAIVERPVSHREKGVEFVTGRVEGHDVVLVLSGVSMVNAAMTAQMAIDRFNLRAILFSGIAGGVDPSLNIGDVVVSERWGQYLETILARETPQGFQLPAWSKQEFPNHGMIFSRGVRVPREGVDKPERQFWIPVDAQLFEIARTATSGVELKRCAAEKACLVRPPKVVVGGNGVSGSAFVDNAAFRTWAFDTFKAQVLDMESAAVAHVATTNGVPFLAFRSLSDLAGGGAGENEMQTFENLASENSVAVLRAFLKAMGKE; from the coding sequence ATGCCTGTTCTGCGCCTGCTTCTGATCTGTGTCCTTGCGCTCACACCTGTTGCGGCGCGCGCCGCCACCCAGCCCCTCGACACCGCGCCGCGCATCGCGCTGTTCTCGGCGTTCGAGCCGGAATGGAAGGCGCTGGTCGCCATCGTGGAGCGGCCGGTTTCGCACCGGGAGAAGGGCGTCGAGTTCGTCACCGGCCGCGTCGAGGGCCATGACGTCGTGCTGGTGCTGTCCGGCGTCTCGATGGTCAACGCGGCGATGACGGCGCAGATGGCGATCGACCGCTTCAACCTGCGTGCCATCCTGTTTTCGGGCATCGCGGGCGGCGTCGATCCCTCGCTCAACATCGGCGACGTGGTGGTGTCGGAGCGCTGGGGGCAATATCTCGAAACCATTCTGGCGCGGGAGACCCCGCAGGGCTTTCAGTTGCCGGCGTGGTCGAAGCAGGAGTTTCCGAACCACGGCATGATCTTTTCGCGCGGGGTCAGGGTGCCGCGCGAGGGCGTGGACAAGCCCGAGCGGCAGTTCTGGATTCCGGTGGACGCGCAACTGTTCGAGATCGCGCGCACGGCTACATCGGGGGTCGAGCTGAAACGCTGCGCGGCGGAGAAGGCCTGTCTCGTGCGCCCGCCAAAGGTGGTGGTCGGCGGCAACGGCGTGTCCGGCTCGGCATTCGTGGACAACGCCGCGTTCCGGACCTGGGCGTTCGACACCTTCAAGGCCCAGGTGCTGGACATGGAAAGCGCCGCGGTCGCGCATGTGGCGACGACCAACGGCGTGCCGTTTCTGGCGTTCCGCTCGCTGTCGGACCTCGCCGGCGGCGGCGCGGGCGAGAACGAGATGCAGACGTTCGAGAATCTGGCGTCGGAGAATTCCGTCGCGGTGCTGCGGGCGTTTTTGAAGGCGATGGGGAAGGAGTGA
- a CDS encoding SRPBCC family protein — MIAYKIDPKLDLVLERVVDVPPELVWKAWTEPQHLMKWFTPAPWKTVDCEIDLRPGGIFRTVMRSPEGQDMDNAGCYLEVVPNRRLVFTDCLAPGFRPKDNGFFTGVIDIEPVKGGTRYTATAIHKDEAGKKSHEEMGFHSGWGTALDQLVAWAKTM; from the coding sequence GTGATCGCGTACAAAATCGATCCCAAACTCGACCTCGTTCTCGAACGCGTGGTGGATGTGCCGCCCGAACTGGTCTGGAAGGCATGGACCGAGCCGCAGCATCTGATGAAATGGTTCACACCCGCGCCGTGGAAGACGGTGGACTGCGAGATCGACCTGCGCCCCGGCGGCATTTTCCGCACCGTGATGCGCTCGCCCGAAGGCCAGGACATGGACAATGCCGGCTGTTACCTCGAGGTCGTTCCGAACCGCCGGCTGGTCTTCACCGATTGTCTGGCGCCGGGTTTTCGTCCGAAGGACAACGGCTTCTTCACCGGCGTCATCGACATCGAGCCGGTCAAGGGCGGCACCAGATACACCGCGACCGCGATTCACAAGGATGAGGCCGGAAAGAAGTCCCACGAGGAGATGGGCTTCCACTCAGGCTGGGGCACCGCGCTCGATCAGCTTGTGGCGTGGGCGAAGACGATGTGA
- a CDS encoding lytic murein transglycosylase, whose amino-acid sequence MLRLRLAVILSTLALAAPAYAARCGGDFNTFVAAMSQEASAAGISQSVISQAFSGVTQDPAVLSFDRRQRGTFNKTFEQYVSTRVGPGRINGGKAMMQRHASLLARIEQRFGVPKEIVVAIWGLESDFGKGDIGKMPVIRTLTTMAHDCRRTELFQGELIAALKILQRGDLPQRDLIGAYAGELGQTQFLPSSYIKYGVDFDGNGHVDLRHSVPDVLASTANLLKTAGFRGGQPYGEGTANFEAMREWNRATIYRKTIGYFADQLAR is encoded by the coding sequence ATGCTCAGACTTCGCCTCGCCGTCATTCTTTCCACCCTCGCTCTCGCAGCTCCCGCATACGCTGCCCGCTGCGGCGGGGACTTCAACACCTTCGTCGCGGCGATGTCGCAGGAAGCATCTGCTGCGGGGATTTCACAAAGCGTAATTTCGCAGGCGTTCTCAGGTGTGACGCAGGACCCCGCGGTGCTGTCGTTCGACCGCCGCCAGCGCGGCACCTTCAACAAGACCTTCGAGCAGTATGTCTCCACCCGCGTCGGGCCCGGCCGCATTAACGGTGGCAAGGCGATGATGCAGCGTCATGCTTCTTTGCTGGCGCGGATCGAGCAGCGCTTCGGCGTGCCGAAGGAGATCGTGGTCGCGATCTGGGGACTGGAGTCGGATTTCGGCAAGGGAGATATCGGAAAAATGCCGGTGATCCGCACGCTGACGACCATGGCGCATGACTGCCGCCGCACCGAACTGTTCCAGGGCGAGTTGATCGCGGCGCTCAAGATCCTCCAGCGCGGCGATCTTCCGCAACGCGACCTGATTGGCGCCTATGCCGGCGAACTCGGCCAGACCCAGTTCCTGCCATCGTCCTATATCAAGTATGGCGTCGACTTCGACGGCAACGGCCATGTCGACCTGCGCCACAGCGTGCCGGACGTGCTGGCCTCCACCGCCAATCTGTTGAAGACCGCGGGCTTCCGGGGCGGGCAGCCTTACGGCGAAGGCACCGCGAACTTCGAGGCGATGCGCGAATGGAACCGCGCCACTATCTATCGCAAGACGATCGGCTATTTCGCGGACCAACTGGCGCGGTGA
- the mbfA gene encoding iron exporter MbfA — protein MFQGFAARRQFRDLTEAEVLALAISSEEDDARIYATYAEQLRVEYPATAKMFDEMAAEEDGHRELLIDMFKKRFGQVIPLIRREHVAGYYSRRPFWLVQNLGLERIRGEAERMEDEAAQFYVRAAQASTDPDTRKLLGTLAAAERQHEHKAEEFREAALSGDARGEEDSKARRQFVLTWVQPGLAGLMDGSVSTLAPIFATAFATQSTSTTFTVGLAASVGAGISMGFTEAAHDDGVISGRGSPLKRGLASGLMTTVGGLGHALPYLIPQFWTATAIAGIVVFCELWAIAWIQNRYMETPFLRAAFQVVVGGALVLAAGILIGSG, from the coding sequence ATGTTCCAAGGCTTCGCCGCGCGGCGGCAGTTTCGCGATCTCACCGAGGCCGAAGTGCTGGCGCTCGCCATTTCGTCGGAAGAAGACGATGCGCGGATCTACGCCACCTATGCCGAGCAGTTGCGCGTGGAATATCCGGCGACGGCGAAGATGTTCGACGAGATGGCGGCGGAGGAAGACGGCCACCGCGAACTCCTGATCGACATGTTCAAGAAGCGGTTCGGCCAGGTGATCCCGCTGATCCGGCGCGAGCATGTGGCGGGTTACTATTCGCGGCGGCCGTTTTGGCTGGTGCAGAATCTCGGGCTTGAGCGCATTCGCGGCGAGGCCGAGCGGATGGAGGACGAAGCGGCGCAGTTTTATGTGCGCGCCGCGCAGGCCTCGACCGATCCCGACACGCGCAAGCTGCTCGGCACGCTCGCCGCGGCTGAGCGCCAGCACGAGCACAAGGCCGAGGAATTCCGCGAGGCGGCGCTGTCCGGCGACGCGCGCGGCGAGGAGGACAGCAAGGCGCGGCGTCAGTTCGTGCTGACCTGGGTGCAGCCGGGCCTCGCCGGTCTGATGGATGGCTCGGTCTCGACGCTGGCGCCGATTTTCGCCACCGCGTTTGCCACGCAGTCGACCTCGACCACATTCACCGTCGGCCTCGCGGCCTCTGTCGGCGCGGGCATCTCGATGGGCTTCACCGAAGCCGCGCACGACGACGGCGTGATCTCCGGGCGCGGCTCGCCGCTGAAGCGTGGGCTGGCGTCGGGGCTGATGACCACGGTCGGCGGCCTCGGCCACGCGCTGCCGTATCTCATTCCGCAATTCTGGACCGCGACGGCGATCGCCGGCATCGTCGTGTTCTGCGAATTGTGGGCGATCGCGTGGATCCAGAACCGCTACATGGAAACGCCGTTCCTGCGCGCGGCGTTTCAGGTCGTGGTGGGCGGCGCGCTGGTGCTGGCCGCCGGCATCCTGATCGGCAGCGGCTAG
- a CDS encoding SDR family NAD(P)-dependent oxidoreductase yields the protein MSHPALVPNSVAVITGGASGIGLAAASHFARLGLKVCIADHDADKLARAAELLTYVAPGGSTDIMSLGVDVSHRNEIERLEAAVRGRFGGTDVLMNNAGIQPGSQMFGPPNAWQHVLNVNLWGIIHGAQVFAPSMIARGRPGLIINTGSKQGITTPPGDPAYNVAKAGVKAFTEALAHELRNTQINGQACEISAHLLIPGFVFTGLTARGRTEKPASAWTAEQTVEFMIASLAKGDFYILCPDNDVPRALDEKRIAWAAGDIIENRPALSRWHPDYAEAFKRFVDGGK from the coding sequence TTGTCCCACCCTGCCCTCGTTCCGAATTCCGTCGCCGTCATTACCGGCGGCGCTTCCGGCATCGGCCTTGCCGCCGCCAGCCATTTCGCCAGACTCGGGCTGAAAGTCTGCATCGCCGATCACGACGCCGACAAGCTCGCCCGCGCGGCGGAACTGCTGACCTATGTCGCGCCCGGCGGCAGCACCGACATCATGTCGCTCGGCGTCGACGTCAGCCATCGCAACGAGATCGAACGGCTGGAGGCTGCGGTGCGCGGCCGGTTCGGCGGCACCGACGTGCTGATGAACAACGCGGGCATCCAGCCCGGCAGCCAGATGTTCGGGCCGCCGAATGCGTGGCAGCACGTGCTCAACGTCAACCTGTGGGGCATCATCCACGGCGCGCAGGTGTTCGCGCCTTCGATGATCGCGCGCGGACGGCCGGGGCTGATCATCAACACCGGCTCGAAGCAGGGCATCACCACGCCGCCGGGCGATCCGGCCTACAACGTCGCCAAGGCCGGCGTGAAGGCATTCACCGAAGCGCTGGCGCATGAACTGCGCAACACGCAAATAAACGGACAAGCCTGCGAGATCAGCGCGCATTTGCTGATCCCCGGCTTCGTGTTCACCGGGCTGACCGCGCGCGGCCGCACCGAAAAGCCCGCGAGCGCGTGGACCGCAGAGCAGACGGTGGAGTTCATGATCGCTTCTCTGGCGAAGGGCGACTTCTACATTCTCTGCCCGGACAACGACGTGCCGCGCGCGCTCGACGAGAAGCGCATCGCCTGGGCGGCGGGCGACATCATCGAGAACCGGCCCGCATTATCGCGCTGGCATCCGGATTATGCGGAGGCATTCAAGCGCTTCGTGGATGGTGGGAAATAA